GAAGAAGGCTGCTCCGAAGCTGCCTGAAGACCTGACTCAGCTCCTCAAGAAGTTGGTGAACATCAGGAAGCATCTTACTGAGAACGCGAAGGACATGCCTGCACTGAGAGGCCAGACCCTCACCGAATCCAAGATCAAGAGGCTCGTGAAATATTATAAGAGGGCGAAGAAGCTCCCGGCTGACTGGAACTATGATTCCCAGAACATAGGCCTGCTGATTGAATGATGGTCAGGCAAGGCTCAGGGGAAAAGGACTTCTCTGGTTTCTTCAGCTCTGTGGACCTGGCAGTTGAGAGATTCAGGGCAATCCCGAAGAATGAGAACATAAGGATAATCTCCCATCTGGATGCAGACGGCATCTCGGCTGCTGCAGTGATGATAAGGGCGCTGTCCAGGGAGAAGCGGCCCTATTCCATCTCCATCATCCATAATCTGGATAAGAATTCTGCAGAGGTCCTGATGAATGAGGACCATAAGCATTACATCTTCACTGACCTCGGGAGCGGCCAGCTTGACCTCGTCGTCAGGTATCTGAAGGGACGGGATGTCTTCATCCTTGATCATCACAGGCCTGGCCATGGGATAAGGGTCCCAGAAAACATAACTCATGTGAACCCGCATCTGAGCGGCATCGATGGGACAGCAGGCATCTCTGGCAGCGGCGTTGTCTATTTCTTTGCAAGATCCATGGACAGGAGGAACGAGGACATGGCGCATATCGCCATTGTCGGGGCTATCGGTGACCTGCAGGAGCATAATGGTTTCGACCATCTCAATGATATCATCCTGAAAGATGCTTTGAAGGCCGGGAACATCTCGGTGTTCAGGGGTCTTAGGCTTTTTGGTGTCCAGACAAAACCATTATACAAGGTCCTGGCCAACAGCATGGATCCTTTCATACCTGGAGTTACTGGCTCTGAGACAGATGCTATCGGGTTTCTCAGGGGTCTTGGGATTGACCCGAAGAAAGGTTCTGCCTGGAAGAAGCTTGTCAATCTGGACAGGAAAGAGATGAAGAGGCTTATCGGAGGCATTATCATGAAGAGGATGTCTGAGGACAATCCGGAAGACATACTCGGCACAATCTATGTACTGCCGAAAGAGGAGAAGGAGAGCCCGACTAGGGATGCGAGGGAATTCGCGACTCTTCTGAATTCCTGCGGCAGGCTCGGCAAAGCCTCGCTTGGTATCGGCACATGCCTCGGCGACAGGAAGTATCTGAACAAAGCGATCGCTAACATGAATTCCTACAGGCGTGAGCTGATTGTCGCCATGAAATGGTTTGAGGCCCAGAGGAAGAATAAGTCAGGTCTTGTGGTTGAGGGTGATGGTTTTGTGATAGTGAATGCCCAG
This genomic stretch from Candidatus Woesearchaeota archaeon harbors:
- a CDS encoding DHH family phosphoesterase, giving the protein MMVRQGSGEKDFSGFFSSVDLAVERFRAIPKNENIRIISHLDADGISAAAVMIRALSREKRPYSISIIHNLDKNSAEVLMNEDHKHYIFTDLGSGQLDLVVRYLKGRDVFILDHHRPGHGIRVPENITHVNPHLSGIDGTAGISGSGVVYFFARSMDRRNEDMAHIAIVGAIGDLQEHNGFDHLNDIILKDALKAGNISVFRGLRLFGVQTKPLYKVLANSMDPFIPGVTGSETDAIGFLRGLGIDPKKGSAWKKLVNLDRKEMKRLIGGIIMKRMSEDNPEDILGTIYVLPKEEKESPTRDAREFATLLNSCGRLGKASLGIGTCLGDRKYLNKAIANMNSYRRELIVAMKWFEAQRKNKSGLVVEGDGFVIVNAQDNVMPTIVGTLASMIAKSGFSRDTLVVAMAQQVDGNTKISMRRSFSSEKRDYDLKDLLDRSMRNLGGQSGGHMSAAGALIPSSKEQQFIRQVRSVLKEELMSESVG